A window of Paenibacillus polygoni contains these coding sequences:
- the moaA gene encoding GTP 3',8-cyclase MoaA, translating into MTVPRLIDSFGRKHEYLRISVTDRCNLRCVYCMPEEGMEFEPSDKILTYDEIADVVRVVAEMGISKIRLTGGEPLVRKELEKLVGMISHIPGIEDIALTTNGIFLGPRAAKLKEAGLTRVNISLDSLRPDRFKMITRGGNVQKVLDSIDTCLKVGLTPIKLNVLLMKGVNDDEIADFISLTKDRDIHVRFIEYMPIGHSDEQWKSLYLPLSTVKEVCTQQEWDYESVDNVKGNGPAQNYRLKGAVGSFGLIHPVSEHFCQSCNRLRLTADGYIKPCLAWTEQFQVRKVIGDDEALRQMFLEAIGTKPEHHEMYKFLQGGQETTHTPTHRRMSQIGG; encoded by the coding sequence ATGACAGTACCTCGCCTTATAGATTCGTTTGGCCGAAAACATGAATACTTACGAATATCAGTGACAGACCGCTGTAATTTACGCTGTGTTTACTGTATGCCGGAAGAAGGAATGGAATTTGAACCTTCGGATAAGATACTTACTTATGATGAAATCGCTGACGTCGTGCGGGTTGTTGCAGAAATGGGAATATCCAAAATCAGACTGACAGGAGGAGAACCCCTTGTCCGAAAAGAACTGGAGAAACTAGTGGGTATGATCTCTCATATTCCTGGGATTGAAGATATTGCTCTTACAACGAACGGAATTTTTCTAGGACCTCGTGCAGCGAAATTAAAAGAAGCGGGCCTGACACGGGTGAATATAAGTTTGGACTCCTTACGCCCAGATCGGTTTAAAATGATTACACGCGGAGGCAATGTTCAAAAGGTGCTGGACAGCATAGATACTTGTCTCAAAGTGGGACTGACTCCCATCAAGCTGAATGTACTCCTCATGAAGGGGGTTAATGATGATGAAATTGCTGATTTTATTTCCCTGACGAAAGATCGGGATATCCATGTGCGTTTCATCGAATATATGCCCATCGGACACAGTGACGAACAGTGGAAAAGTCTCTACCTGCCACTCAGCACAGTGAAAGAAGTATGTACCCAGCAGGAATGGGATTATGAAAGTGTAGACAATGTTAAGGGGAACGGACCCGCACAGAATTATCGACTAAAAGGTGCCGTCGGCAGTTTTGGCTTGATTCATCCGGTTAGTGAACATTTTTGTCAGTCTTGCAACCGTCTGCGTCTTACTGCTGATGGGTATATCAAGCCTTGTCTTGCATGGACTGAACAATTCCAAGTCCGAAAGGTAATCGGGGATGACGAAGCACTGCGGCAAATGTTTCTAGAGGCGATTGGTACGAAGCCCGAACATCATGAAATGTATAAGTTCCTGCAGGGTGGACAAGAAACAACTCATACACCTACTCACCGAAGAATGTCACAGATTGGTGGATAG
- the moaC gene encoding cyclic pyranopterin monophosphate synthase MoaC — protein MNKDKLTHFNEQGRAHMVDVTDKKETKRMAVVRSQIQMQPETLKRIKEGSMEKGDVLAVAQIAGIMAAKKTSDIIPMCHPIPLTGIDITFEFVSEEVLSFEVTVKTTGVTGVEMEALTAAQTVGLTIYDMCKAIDKGMILGPTYLERKQGGKSGDYHRQNP, from the coding sequence ATGAATAAGGATAAACTAACCCATTTTAATGAACAGGGCCGGGCTCATATGGTTGATGTTACGGATAAAAAAGAAACGAAACGGATGGCTGTGGTGAGAAGCCAGATCCAAATGCAGCCGGAAACCTTAAAAAGAATTAAGGAAGGTTCCATGGAAAAAGGTGATGTCCTTGCTGTAGCCCAAATTGCCGGCATCATGGCAGCAAAAAAAACATCCGATATCATTCCCATGTGTCATCCCATCCCGCTGACAGGGATTGATATTACCTTTGAATTCGTAAGTGAAGAGGTCCTATCCTTTGAAGTGACAGTGAAGACAACCGGCGTAACGGGTGTAGAGATGGAAGCTTTAACAGCAGCACAAACCGTAGGATTAACGATATATGATATGTGTAAAGCGATCGATAAAGGGATGATTCTCGGACCTACTTATCTAGAGCGCAAGCAAGGTGGAAAAAGCGGTGACTACCATCGCCAAAACCCATGA
- a CDS encoding molybdenum cofactor biosynthesis protein MoaE: MDSSLFVITDQPIETDEVISKVKRREAGAITLFLGTVRELTFGKRTLFLEYEAYPSMAVKQLERIGEEVRERWADTCVAITHRIGRLEISDVAVAIVVSSPHRKAAYEANEYIIERIKQIVPIWKKEYGEDGSEWIGDQLNQVSYPEGRPLLHDLLKEDTEHA, translated from the coding sequence GTGGACAGTTCATTATTCGTGATCACCGATCAACCGATCGAAACAGATGAAGTGATTAGCAAAGTAAAACGCAGGGAAGCAGGAGCAATTACTCTTTTTTTAGGTACAGTGCGGGAACTTACCTTTGGTAAACGCACCTTATTTCTAGAATATGAAGCTTATCCCTCTATGGCAGTTAAACAATTAGAACGTATTGGTGAGGAAGTACGCGAACGCTGGGCAGATACATGTGTAGCTATCACCCATCGTATAGGCAGGCTTGAAATTTCTGATGTTGCTGTTGCGATTGTGGTCTCTTCTCCCCACCGAAAAGCAGCTTATGAAGCGAATGAATATATTATTGAACGGATTAAACAGATTGTACCGATCTGGAAAAAAGAATACGGTGAAGATGGTTCGGAGTGGATTGGAGATCAATTAAACCAAGTCAGCTATCCAGAAGGCCGTCCTTTACTTCATGATCTACTCAAAGAAGATACGGAACATGCATAA
- the modA gene encoding molybdate ABC transporter substrate-binding protein, with protein sequence MRFFSKKDMKYVVLFFTFFLLLLGCENQQVQKQTDGKEIEITVSAAASLTDALQEIQDNYRAENPDVTIYFNFGGSGALQQQIERGAPVDLFISASKSYIEALAQEGMIAEDEQTTLLTNELTVITTADDKTTIRNLSDLLRTEVSSIAIGIPETVPAGKYAKEALQHGNIWGEVESKMIQAKDVRQVLQYVETKNVEAGFVYKTDALSSDKVRIAYTVDPSFYTPIEYPVGVIHSSANKQEVMEFYTYLQSEEAMSIFKKYGFSAPGE encoded by the coding sequence ATGAGGTTTTTTTCTAAGAAAGATATGAAATATGTTGTTCTTTTTTTCACATTTTTTTTGCTATTATTGGGGTGCGAGAATCAACAGGTTCAGAAGCAGACAGATGGTAAAGAAATAGAGATTACAGTATCTGCCGCAGCGAGTCTAACCGATGCTCTACAAGAAATTCAAGATAACTATAGAGCAGAAAATCCTGATGTTACGATCTATTTTAACTTCGGTGGATCGGGCGCATTGCAGCAGCAGATTGAGCGAGGGGCCCCAGTTGATCTGTTTATTTCTGCATCCAAATCTTATATAGAAGCTCTTGCTCAGGAGGGCATGATTGCAGAAGACGAGCAGACTACCTTGCTCACGAATGAACTTACGGTGATTACCACAGCGGATGATAAGACAACGATTCGAAATTTGAGCGATTTGCTGAGAACAGAAGTTAGCAGTATAGCCATTGGGATTCCTGAAACCGTACCCGCTGGTAAGTACGCGAAAGAAGCGCTTCAGCATGGAAACATATGGGGAGAGGTAGAGTCCAAGATGATTCAAGCGAAAGATGTGCGTCAGGTTCTGCAATATGTGGAGACGAAAAATGTAGAGGCAGGTTTTGTATACAAAACAGATGCGCTCTCTTCAGATAAAGTAAGAATCGCCTATACGGTGGATCCCTCATTCTATACTCCCATTGAATATCCTGTAGGTGTAATTCATTCTTCAGCAAATAAACAAGAGGTTATGGAATTCTACACTTATTTGCAATCGGAGGAAGCAATGTCTATTTTCAAAAAATATGGTTTCTCGGCTCCTGGTGAGTAG
- a CDS encoding MoaD/ThiS family protein, which produces MKILCFAHLSEQLGTHELNLDLGSITVADFRFEMKRRYPELLLDHVMIAVNEQFADEEDQIGPNDTVALLPPVSGG; this is translated from the coding sequence ATGAAAATATTATGTTTTGCGCATTTAAGTGAGCAATTAGGAACACATGAATTGAACTTAGATCTGGGTTCGATCACGGTTGCTGACTTTCGATTCGAGATGAAAAGACGTTACCCTGAGCTATTACTTGATCACGTGATGATTGCGGTTAACGAACAATTCGCAGATGAAGAGGATCAGATTGGTCCTAACGATACGGTAGCTTTGCTTCCGCCTGTTAGCGGCGGGTAA